The window AGGGCAGTCGCGTCTTGGTAGTCCAGCTTTGTTCTACTATTCCGCTGGAAATCCACAGCTTGGTTGAAATTCAAGTAGAATTCGGCAATGTTGTTGCGTGGCTTCagaaattttttatagaaacTATTCTCTGACTCAGAAATAGAGGTGGTCCTAATCATCGAGCCCATTGGGAAATCTCTGAAGTATGCAGGTATCCATAATTGCCTGTAGTCGTACAATGTCTTCAACCAACCATGGTCTTCCAGGTCATAACGTTCAAGTATTCCATTCCACTCTTCTTCGAACTCATCGGGTTCTAGCAGATCCGACCAGACGCAGGCATTGAACTCTTTCTTGAAATCTTCGTCCCGCAACAACCGACCAGGAACTTTATTGGCCAACTTGTGCATGATATGCCACATACACCATCTGTGGCGAGTCCCAACAAGAATCTCTTCAATAGCCGATCTCATCCCCAAATCTTGATCTGTAACAATCATCTTCGGAGCAACACCCATACATTGGACAAAATGTCTAAACAGCCATGCAAAAGCGCCGGTCTTCTCGTTGCTTACCAAACCACCAGCGAAAGTTACTGGTCGCCCATGATTGTCCTTTCCCGTGAAGGGCGCGAAGATCATACAATACCTGTGTAACATAAGCCGGCATAAGTCAAGCAAAGAACATGTATAatgcatatatagtatatattaatgcATATAATAATGTACGTATTAACTGTTTTAATGCACGACAGGTATACCTATTTGTGTTGTAGGTGGTGTCAAAAGCCACAATATCACCGAACATGTGGTAATTCCTCTTCATCAAACCATCACACCAGAACAGAGCAACCAGCTGGTCGCNNNNNNNNNNNNNNNNNNNNNNNNNNNNNNNNNNNNNNNNNNNNNNNNNNNNNNNNNNNNNNNNNNNNNNNNNNNNNNNNNNNNNNNNNNNNNNNNNNNNaacaatattgatattaatatcatag is drawn from Salvia hispanica cultivar TCC Black 2014 chromosome 6, UniMelb_Shisp_WGS_1.0, whole genome shotgun sequence and contains these coding sequences:
- the LOC125195134 gene encoding protein FAR1-RELATED SEQUENCE 5-like, which codes for MKRNYHMFGDIVAFDTTYNTNRYCMIFAPFTGKDNHGRPVTFAGGLVSNEKTGAFAWLFRHFVQCMGVAPKMIVTDQDLGMRSAIEEILVGTRHRWCMWHIMHKLANKVPGRLLRDEDFKKEFNACVWSDLLEPDEFEEEWNGILERYDLEDHGWLKTLYDYRQLWIPAYFRDFPMGSMIRTTSISESENSFYKKFLKPRNNIAEFYLNFNQAVDFQRNSRTKLDYQDATALPILATALPFEKHASTLYTDSMFKKIQEEIVEGNDRCRVLDFSSADMVDTYKLGDSLRNSYFVRHDKSDESYSCDCKLFVRQGYLCSHIFFLFRNNEVKKIPDDYCASRWLKTPLAKAVHGHVDETLPTQSFVDERQNVSKQGISLFYGFLRRFETDIDVLRAFVGGLEELGNKPSLD